In one window of Chryseobacterium viscerum DNA:
- a CDS encoding VOC family protein codes for MKKIIFTLCILASFMLGFAFKAVTENKSGETKRVTGIGGIFFKCKDPKKMREWYESHLGLATNEYGAVFEWYQGANNSKKGFSQWSPFSEKTKYFQPSEKDFMINYRVENLEKLIEQLKKENVTIVDKIETYEYGKFVHIMDIEGNKIELWEPNDIEYEKLGQKMNSKTTK; via the coding sequence ATGAAGAAAATAATTTTTACCCTTTGTATCCTGGCTTCCTTTATGTTAGGATTTGCTTTTAAAGCCGTTACAGAAAATAAGTCTGGTGAAACGAAAAGAGTAACCGGTATCGGCGGAATCTTTTTTAAATGTAAAGATCCTAAAAAAATGAGAGAATGGTATGAAAGCCATCTGGGACTTGCTACCAATGAGTACGGAGCTGTATTTGAGTGGTATCAGGGAGCCAATAATTCTAAAAAAGGATTTAGCCAATGGAGCCCTTTCAGTGAAAAAACAAAATATTTTCAACCTTCTGAAAAAGATTTCATGATCAATTATAGGGTAGAAAACCTTGAAAAACTTATTGAACAGCTTAAAAAAGAAAATGTAACTATTGTTGATAAGATCGAGACCTATGAATATGGAAAATTTGTCCATATTATGGATATAGAAGGAAACAAGATAGAACTTTGGGAACCTAATGATATTGAATATGAAAAGTTAGGACAGAAAATGAACAGCAAAACCACAAAATAA
- a CDS encoding bifunctional riboflavin kinase/FAD synthetase, protein MKVFKNFTDYSSQKPLALSLGMFDGVHLGHKSIIDELTKVGTENNMETAILTFWPHPRFVFNPNEDLKLLNTLEEKKQLVEKYGIDNLFLKEFDEEFRNLTGEEFVRQILIDKLNVKYLIIGYDHSFGKNKSGNFELLQKLSKELDFDVEQMEAINIHENNISSTKVRNALLTGNIKEANEMLGYSYSVSGTVVHGKKIGRTIGYPTANIDTESIKLLPKKGAYIVEVFVKGNQYKGMLSVGTNPTVNGEKLTVEVYILDFDGDIYDEEITVNFRDFLHDEIKFEGLEKLIERLDEDKRLTQAYDFKE, encoded by the coding sequence TTGAAAGTTTTCAAGAATTTTACAGATTATTCCTCACAGAAGCCTTTAGCATTGTCTTTAGGAATGTTTGACGGGGTACATCTCGGGCACAAGAGTATTATTGATGAACTGACTAAAGTAGGTACAGAGAACAACATGGAAACTGCTATCCTTACTTTCTGGCCGCATCCAAGGTTTGTTTTTAATCCTAATGAAGATTTAAAACTTCTGAATACATTAGAAGAAAAGAAACAGCTGGTTGAAAAATATGGGATTGATAATCTGTTCCTGAAGGAGTTTGATGAAGAATTCAGAAACTTAACCGGAGAAGAATTTGTACGTCAGATTTTAATTGATAAGCTCAATGTTAAATACCTTATTATAGGATACGACCATTCTTTCGGAAAAAACAAAAGCGGAAATTTTGAACTTCTTCAGAAATTATCCAAAGAGCTTGATTTTGATGTTGAACAAATGGAAGCAATCAATATTCACGAAAACAATATCAGCTCTACGAAAGTACGTAATGCACTTCTAACAGGAAATATTAAGGAGGCCAACGAAATGCTGGGATACTCCTACTCTGTTTCAGGAACGGTAGTTCATGGGAAGAAGATCGGAAGAACAATTGGCTATCCAACGGCCAATATTGATACGGAATCCATTAAGCTTTTACCTAAAAAAGGAGCTTATATTGTAGAAGTATTTGTAAAAGGCAACCAATATAAAGGAATGCTGAGTGTTGGAACCAACCCTACGGTAAATGGGGAGAAACTCACTGTAGAAGTTTATATCCTTGATTTTGATGGAGATATTTATGATGAAGAAATTACGGTAAACTTCAGAGATTTTCTTCATGATGAAATCAAATTTGAAGGTCTGGAAAAACTGATTGAAAGGCTGGATGAGGATAAAAGATTAACACAGGCGTATGATTTCAAGGAGTAA
- a CDS encoding pyridoxal phosphate-dependent aminotransferase encodes MKVSKLAANLIGSEIVKIGNEVNDLKAKGAEIANLTIGDLNSNIYPIPALLKEEIQKAYQNNLTNYPPANGLLSLRKEVSKDLKKRWNLDYSPEDILITAGSRPLIYAVYKTIVDEGDKVVYPTPSWNNNHYAYLTSANAIEVKTKPETNFLPTADDLRPHLDGAVLLALCSPLNPTGTMFTKEQLSEICELVIAENKKRGADEKPLYLMYDQIYSCLTFGAEHVDPVSLFPEMKDYTIYIDGISKCLAATGVRVGWGFGPAHILDKMKALLTHVGAWAPKPEQEATAKFYENSENVDTFVEDFKGKLEESLKVLHNGVQDLKGKGLSVDSIEPMGALYLTIKLDYIGKTKPDGAVIENSSDLVFYLINEAGVALVPFSAFGEDKSEPWFRASVGGLATEEIKVMLPKLENALNKLK; translated from the coding sequence GTGAAAGTTTCAAAATTAGCAGCGAACCTGATCGGTTCTGAAATTGTAAAAATTGGTAACGAAGTAAATGATCTAAAAGCAAAGGGAGCAGAAATTGCCAATCTTACTATTGGTGATCTGAATTCTAATATCTATCCTATTCCGGCATTGCTGAAGGAAGAGATTCAGAAAGCATATCAGAATAATCTGACGAATTATCCGCCTGCAAATGGACTTTTATCTTTAAGAAAAGAAGTTTCCAAAGACCTTAAAAAAAGATGGAACCTGGATTATTCTCCTGAAGATATCCTGATTACAGCCGGATCAAGACCTTTGATCTATGCCGTATATAAAACCATCGTGGATGAAGGAGATAAAGTGGTATATCCTACACCATCATGGAACAACAATCACTATGCTTACCTTACTTCTGCCAACGCTATAGAAGTAAAAACAAAGCCTGAAACCAATTTCCTTCCGACTGCTGATGATTTAAGACCGCATTTGGATGGAGCTGTATTATTGGCATTATGTTCTCCATTGAATCCTACAGGAACAATGTTTACAAAAGAGCAGCTTTCAGAGATTTGTGAACTGGTAATTGCTGAAAACAAAAAAAGAGGAGCAGATGAAAAGCCGTTATATTTAATGTATGATCAGATCTATTCTTGCCTTACTTTCGGTGCTGAGCATGTAGATCCGGTTTCTCTTTTCCCTGAAATGAAAGACTATACCATCTATATTGACGGTATTTCAAAATGTCTTGCAGCAACAGGAGTACGTGTAGGATGGGGATTCGGACCTGCTCATATCCTTGATAAAATGAAGGCACTTCTTACTCACGTTGGAGCATGGGCACCAAAGCCGGAACAGGAAGCAACCGCTAAATTCTATGAAAATTCAGAGAATGTAGATACTTTCGTTGAGGATTTTAAAGGTAAGCTTGAAGAAAGCTTAAAAGTTCTTCACAACGGAGTTCAGGATTTAAAAGGAAAAGGTCTTTCAGTAGACAGTATCGAACCTATGGGAGCTCTTTATCTTACCATTAAGTTAGACTATATCGGGAAAACGAAACCGGATGGAGCTGTTATTGAAAACTCTTCAGATCTTGTATTCTACCTGATTAATGAAGCAGGAGTGGCTTTAGTACCGTTCTCAGCTTTCGGAGAAGACAAATCAGAGCCTTGGTTCCGTGCTTCTGTAGGAGGATTGGCAACAGAAGAAATCAAAGTAATGCTTCCGAAACTGGAAAATGCTTTGAACAAATTAAAGTAA
- a CDS encoding glutathione peroxidase: MKNIFLLLLSCIAFLQSCTNQKSEISKAKTIELMGKTIYDFKVESLDGKEINFADFKGKKILIVNTASECGFTPQYADLEKVYEEYKDKLVVVGFPANNFGGQEPGTNTEIGAFCQKNYGVTFPLAAKVSVKGDDTAPIFKYLTEQELNGVKNTTILWNFTKFLVDENGKLIDSFVSTTKPTDEAITKYLK; this comes from the coding sequence ATGAAAAATATTTTTTTACTGCTGCTTTCCTGTATAGCATTTCTGCAAAGCTGCACCAATCAAAAAAGTGAAATTTCTAAAGCCAAAACCATTGAACTTATGGGAAAAACAATATATGACTTCAAAGTAGAAAGTCTTGACGGGAAAGAAATCAATTTTGCAGATTTCAAAGGAAAAAAAATCCTGATTGTCAATACCGCTTCAGAATGTGGGTTTACCCCTCAGTATGCTGATCTTGAAAAGGTATATGAGGAATATAAAGATAAGCTGGTTGTAGTAGGATTTCCTGCCAATAATTTTGGAGGACAGGAACCAGGAACCAATACCGAAATTGGCGCTTTCTGCCAGAAAAATTACGGAGTGACATTCCCTTTGGCTGCTAAAGTTTCTGTGAAAGGAGATGATACAGCTCCGATATTCAAGTATTTAACAGAACAGGAATTAAACGGAGTAAAAAACACAACCATCCTTTGGAACTTTACCAAATTCCTGGTTGACGAAAACGGAAAACTGATTGATTCTTTTGTAAGTACTACAAAGCCTACCGATGAGGCTATTACAAAATATCTGAAATAA
- a CDS encoding phosphatase PAP2 family protein — protein MKKLRFLLLPVSILVCSQEVDTLKVKDQPKESELPKVQTYTLKDGSVRTYPKPKLLDFVTKLPRNFINTNKDFVAKDHAYYLGGAVAATLILLPFDQKLIDNSRELGERWGMDKDNNYNKIGGVFKIPKDIGSTLYLIGNGSTLVLLGIGFGTYGLIKNDYRAQATASGLMESLILSGVFTQTIKRITGRESPFIAEINGNKGGAWNPFPSFSEFGKNTSNYDAMPSGHLTTFVAGITVIADNYPDAKWIKPVGYTLAGALCFQMMQSKVHWASDYPLALLMGYFIGKTISKSRYTSSEGTIGKTKYNLNFTASRQWEYNMIGVKLSF, from the coding sequence ATGAAAAAACTGAGATTTCTACTCTTACCAGTTTCAATATTGGTATGCTCACAAGAAGTTGATACATTGAAAGTAAAAGATCAGCCAAAGGAATCTGAGCTGCCAAAAGTACAGACTTATACCCTGAAAGATGGTTCTGTCAGAACGTATCCCAAACCTAAATTACTGGATTTTGTAACCAAGCTACCCAGAAACTTTATCAATACCAATAAAGATTTTGTAGCCAAAGATCATGCTTATTATCTGGGAGGAGCTGTTGCAGCCACTTTGATTCTGTTACCGTTTGACCAGAAACTGATCGACAATTCAAGAGAATTGGGGGAAAGATGGGGAATGGATAAGGATAATAATTACAACAAAATAGGTGGTGTCTTTAAGATCCCTAAAGATATTGGCTCTACCTTATACCTGATTGGAAATGGTTCCACACTGGTCTTGCTTGGAATTGGTTTTGGAACATATGGCTTGATCAAAAATGACTACAGAGCACAGGCTACAGCCAGTGGTTTGATGGAAAGTTTAATTCTTTCCGGAGTTTTCACTCAAACCATTAAAAGAATTACAGGAAGAGAAAGCCCTTTTATTGCAGAGATAAACGGTAATAAAGGAGGAGCCTGGAATCCTTTTCCAAGTTTTTCAGAATTTGGCAAGAATACCTCGAATTACGATGCAATGCCGTCAGGACATTTAACAACCTTTGTGGCCGGAATTACTGTGATTGCAGACAATTATCCGGATGCAAAATGGATAAAACCGGTAGGGTACACTTTAGCGGGAGCGTTGTGTTTTCAGATGATGCAAAGTAAAGTTCACTGGGCTTCAGATTATCCGTTAGCCCTATTAATGGGATATTTTATTGGAAAAACAATATCAAAAAGCAGATATACTTCATCAGAAGGAACCATCGGAAAAACAAAATATAATCTCAATTTTACGGCATCCCGTCAATGGGAGTATAATATGATAGGTGTAAAACTCTCTTTTTAA
- the kdsB gene encoding 3-deoxy-manno-octulosonate cytidylyltransferase: MKIIAVIPARYEASRFPGKLMQILGEKTVITTTYQNVVETGLFDEVFVATDSEIIFDEITANGGKAVMTGQHETGSDRIAEAVQNIDCDIVINVQGDEPFLKLEPLQQLIEVFKHDNQQEISLASLKIKLYEKEEVENPNNVKVITDNNGFALYFSRSVIPFHREVSYDISYFKHIGVYAFRKEALLQFSKLEMKPLEISEKIECIRYLEYGMKIKMIETNFVGVGIDTPEDLEKARKLI, encoded by the coding sequence ATGAAAATAATCGCTGTCATCCCTGCACGTTACGAAGCAAGCCGTTTTCCGGGGAAACTAATGCAGATTTTAGGAGAAAAAACCGTTATCACCACCACTTATCAAAACGTAGTGGAAACCGGGCTGTTTGATGAGGTATTTGTCGCAACAGACTCTGAAATTATTTTTGATGAAATCACAGCAAACGGCGGAAAAGCTGTAATGACAGGGCAGCACGAAACCGGAAGCGACCGTATTGCCGAAGCTGTACAGAATATAGACTGTGATATCGTGATCAATGTACAGGGAGATGAACCTTTCTTGAAACTGGAACCTTTACAGCAACTGATCGAAGTCTTTAAACATGATAATCAGCAGGAAATCTCTTTAGCTTCTTTAAAAATAAAGCTGTATGAGAAAGAGGAAGTTGAAAATCCAAATAATGTAAAAGTTATTACAGATAACAATGGTTTTGCTCTGTATTTCAGCCGTTCTGTAATTCCTTTTCACAGGGAAGTTTCCTATGATATAAGCTATTTTAAACATATTGGGGTATATGCTTTCAGAAAAGAAGCACTATTGCAGTTTTCAAAACTCGAAATGAAACCGTTGGAAATATCCGAAAAAATTGAATGCATCCGCTATCTTGAATACGGAATGAAAATCAAAATGATAGAAACCAACTTCGTAGGAGTAGGCATTGATACACCAGAAGATCTGGAGAAAGCCAGAAAGTTAATTTAA
- a CDS encoding NAD(P)H-binding protein, with protein MKALVIGATGATGKDLVHQLLNDKEFDEVDIFVRKPVDIQNNKLTVHIVNFEKPEEWKNMVKGDVAFSCLGTTLKDAGSKEAQKKVDFDYQYEFAKAAKENDVEDYILVSAYGANPQSKIFYSKMKGELEEAVKLLHFNKITIFKPGMLERTNSERTGEVLGSRIIKFANKLGLLESQKPLPTNILAKAMIKSSKIKSNGYSSIKLGNIFCFAEKTNE; from the coding sequence ATGAAAGCTCTGGTAATAGGTGCTACAGGCGCCACGGGAAAAGATCTGGTACATCAGTTACTCAACGACAAAGAGTTTGATGAAGTGGATATTTTTGTCAGAAAACCTGTTGATATTCAGAATAATAAGCTTACAGTTCATATTGTGAATTTTGAAAAGCCTGAAGAATGGAAAAATATGGTGAAGGGAGATGTGGCATTTTCGTGTCTGGGAACCACTTTAAAGGATGCAGGAAGTAAGGAAGCCCAAAAAAAAGTAGACTTCGATTATCAGTATGAATTTGCGAAAGCCGCAAAAGAAAATGATGTAGAAGATTATATTCTGGTATCAGCCTATGGTGCGAATCCGCAATCAAAGATTTTCTATTCAAAAATGAAAGGTGAACTGGAAGAAGCTGTAAAGCTGCTGCACTTCAATAAGATTACTATTTTCAAACCGGGAATGCTTGAACGGACAAATTCTGAGAGAACCGGAGAAGTTCTGGGCAGCCGGATTATAAAGTTTGCCAATAAACTAGGGTTATTAGAAAGCCAAAAGCCTTTGCCCACCAATATTCTGGCAAAAGCAATGATCAAATCTTCAAAAATAAAAAGTAACGGATACTCCAGTATAAAGCTTGGAAATATTTTCTGTTTTGCAGAGAAAACCAATGAATAA
- a CDS encoding acyltransferase family protein: MISRSNNFDFLRLVFASLVIITHSYALSGAIQGDPLSQLTNSQMEFSYLGVHGFFIISGYLIFKSLLRCKGLADYYWKRLLRLFPALLVVLFLTVLLAPAVYESSVPYLQNKSVYTYIPQNLTLFFRQKGIDGVFENNPYKHSINGSLWTICYEFSMYVMVSLLFFIRKKAFVKTVVILLFISSYILTIFQPYFLYGVFLKIGLGSNHFYNLMCFFAGGMVLTYLNLNNRKTENIIILLSFIVLIISLYFNIFKYTCYITLPLLVILIGERSTPYLNKVGEVIGDTSYGIYIYSFPIQQALMYFFKLDIVMLFIFSLPLSILLGYISWHLIEKKALGYKDLFAKKAIQ; the protein is encoded by the coding sequence ATGATTTCAAGGAGTAATAATTTTGATTTTCTAAGGCTTGTTTTTGCAAGTCTTGTTATTATTACCCACTCCTATGCTCTTTCCGGAGCTATTCAAGGCGATCCTTTGTCCCAACTTACCAACAGCCAGATGGAATTCTCCTATCTTGGAGTTCATGGTTTTTTTATTATCTCCGGATATTTAATTTTTAAAAGTTTACTGCGCTGCAAAGGTCTTGCTGATTATTACTGGAAAAGACTTTTAAGACTTTTTCCTGCCTTATTGGTAGTGCTTTTCCTTACCGTTTTGCTGGCACCTGCAGTTTATGAAAGTTCTGTTCCTTACTTACAGAACAAGTCCGTTTACACTTATATTCCTCAAAATTTAACCTTATTCTTCCGTCAAAAAGGTATTGACGGTGTTTTTGAAAACAATCCTTACAAACATAGCATCAATGGAAGTTTATGGACCATATGCTACGAATTCAGTATGTATGTAATGGTCTCTTTGCTGTTCTTTATCCGTAAAAAAGCTTTTGTAAAAACTGTTGTTATCCTGTTATTTATATCAAGTTATATCTTAACTATTTTTCAGCCTTATTTTCTATATGGAGTATTTCTGAAAATAGGACTGGGAAGTAATCATTTTTACAATCTGATGTGCTTTTTTGCAGGAGGTATGGTATTGACCTATCTGAACCTCAATAATAGAAAAACGGAAAACATTATCATCCTGCTTTCTTTTATCGTTCTTATTATCAGTTTATATTTCAATATCTTCAAATATACCTGTTATATTACGCTGCCTTTACTGGTTATTCTTATTGGTGAGAGATCTACCCCCTATCTCAATAAAGTAGGAGAAGTGATTGGAGACACGTCTTACGGAATTTATATTTATTCTTTTCCTATACAGCAGGCGCTGATGTATTTTTTTAAGCTTGACATAGTTATGTTATTTATATTTTCATTACCACTTTCCATTCTCCTGGGATATATTTCCTGGCATCTGATTGAGAAGAAAGCATTAGGATATAAAGATTTATTTGCTAAAAAGGCTATTCAGTGA
- a CDS encoding FoF1 ATP synthase subunit delta/epsilon gives MNIKILTPEYVVFEGEVDSVLLPGKNGEFHIMKNHAGIVSSLIGGNVKLYANSIDEAFAKNFTKEAGKDSVFAYAIKSGVVEFNHDKGIILCE, from the coding sequence ATGAATATAAAAATTTTAACACCAGAATACGTAGTTTTTGAAGGAGAAGTAGACTCAGTATTGTTGCCTGGAAAAAATGGTGAATTTCACATCATGAAAAACCACGCGGGAATTGTTTCTTCTTTGATCGGAGGTAATGTAAAGCTTTATGCTAATTCTATTGATGAGGCTTTTGCTAAAAACTTTACCAAAGAAGCTGGAAAAGACTCTGTTTTTGCTTATGCTATCAAAAGCGGTGTTGTAGAATTTAATCATGATAAAGGTATTATCCTTTGTGAATAA
- the atpD gene encoding F0F1 ATP synthase subunit beta, protein MANQIKGKISQIIGPVIDVVFTDVEAVPAIYDALEITKENGEKVVLEVEQHIGEDTVRCIAMDATDGLKRGQDVIGFGNPIMMPIGEAVNGRLFNVVGDAIDGLQDISKEGGLPIHRPAPKFDQLSTSAEVLFTGIKVIDLVEPYAKGGKIGLFGGAGVGKTVLIQELINNIAKGHGGLSVFAGVGERTREGNDLLREMLESGIIKYGDDFMHSMENGGWDLSKVDLEAMKDSKAAFVFGQMNEPPGARARVALSGLTLAEYYRDGGESGQGRDVLFFVDNIFRFTQAGSEVSALLGRMPSAVGYQPTLASEMGAMQERITSTKNGSITSVQAVYVPADDLTDPAPATTFAHLDATTVLDRKIASLGIYPAVDPLASTSRILAPEVIGQEHYDCAQRVKEILQRYKALQDIIAILGMEELSEEDKSVVYRARKVQRFLSQPFHVAEQFTGIPGSLVDIKDTIKGFTMIMDGELDHLPEAAFNLKGTIEEAIEAGQKMLAENA, encoded by the coding sequence ATGGCAAACCAAATTAAAGGTAAAATTTCTCAAATTATTGGTCCGGTAATCGACGTTGTCTTCACAGATGTGGAAGCTGTTCCAGCAATCTATGACGCGTTAGAAATTACAAAAGAAAACGGTGAAAAAGTAGTTTTAGAGGTAGAACAACATATTGGCGAAGATACAGTAAGATGTATCGCAATGGACGCTACTGACGGTCTTAAAAGAGGGCAGGACGTAATTGGATTCGGAAATCCTATTATGATGCCAATCGGAGAGGCTGTAAACGGAAGACTATTCAACGTTGTTGGTGATGCTATCGACGGACTTCAAGATATTTCTAAGGAAGGTGGTCTACCAATTCACAGACCAGCTCCAAAATTTGATCAACTTTCAACTTCTGCAGAAGTTTTATTTACAGGTATTAAAGTAATCGACTTAGTTGAGCCTTACGCAAAAGGAGGTAAAATTGGTTTGTTCGGTGGTGCCGGTGTAGGTAAAACTGTATTGATCCAGGAGTTGATTAACAATATTGCAAAAGGACACGGAGGTCTTTCTGTATTCGCCGGAGTAGGTGAAAGAACGAGAGAAGGAAATGACCTTTTAAGAGAGATGTTGGAATCAGGTATTATCAAGTATGGTGATGATTTCATGCACTCTATGGAAAACGGAGGTTGGGACCTTTCTAAAGTAGACTTAGAAGCTATGAAAGATTCTAAAGCTGCATTCGTTTTCGGACAGATGAACGAGCCGCCAGGTGCAAGAGCTAGAGTAGCACTTTCTGGTCTTACATTAGCTGAGTACTATAGAGACGGTGGAGAAAGCGGACAAGGTAGAGATGTACTTTTCTTCGTAGATAACATCTTCCGTTTTACACAGGCTGGTTCTGAGGTATCTGCACTTCTTGGTCGTATGCCATCAGCGGTAGGTTACCAACCAACTCTTGCTTCTGAAATGGGTGCGATGCAGGAAAGAATTACTTCAACTAAAAATGGTTCAATTACTTCAGTACAGGCGGTATACGTACCTGCGGATGACTTAACTGACCCGGCTCCTGCAACTACGTTTGCTCACTTGGATGCAACTACGGTACTTGACAGAAAGATTGCTTCATTAGGTATTTACCCAGCGGTAGATCCATTAGCTTCTACTTCAAGAATCCTTGCTCCGGAAGTTATCGGTCAGGAACACTATGACTGTGCTCAAAGAGTAAAAGAAATCCTTCAGAGATACAAAGCTCTTCAGGATATCATTGCAATCCTTGGTATGGAAGAACTTTCTGAAGAAGATAAATCTGTTGTATACCGTGCAAGAAAAGTTCAGAGATTCTTATCTCAGCCTTTCCACGTAGCAGAACAGTTTACAGGTATCCCAGGATCATTAGTAGATATCAAAGATACAATCAAAGGATTTACTATGATTATGGATGGTGAATTAGATCACTTACCAGAAGCTGCTTTCAACTTGAAAGGAACTATCGAAGAAGCTATCGAAGCAGGACAAAAAATGTTAGCTGAAAACGCTTAA
- a CDS encoding MmcQ/YjbR family DNA-binding protein, translating into MDANEILDYCLAKKGVTESFPFDNETLVLKVDTKMFLLMGLERQPLSINVKTDPEWSAELREQYPQVTGAFHMNKTHWNSVTADGLKKDLIFKLIDHSYDLVFKSLTKKAQNAVNSL; encoded by the coding sequence ATGGATGCCAACGAAATTTTAGATTATTGTCTTGCCAAAAAAGGAGTTACGGAAAGCTTTCCGTTTGATAACGAAACCCTTGTACTGAAAGTAGATACCAAAATGTTTTTACTGATGGGGCTTGAAAGACAGCCGTTATCAATAAATGTAAAAACAGATCCCGAATGGAGTGCAGAGCTCCGTGAGCAGTATCCTCAGGTCACAGGGGCTTTTCACATGAACAAAACCCATTGGAATTCTGTAACAGCGGATGGCCTGAAAAAAGATTTGATCTTTAAACTCATTGATCATTCCTATGATTTGGTTTTTAAATCCCTGACAAAGAAGGCCCAGAATGCAGTAAATTCTTTATAA